A region from the Candidatus Cloacimonadota bacterium genome encodes:
- the uvrA gene encoding excinuclease ABC subunit UvrA: MKKNIIIKGACEHNLKNIDVTLPRNKFIVFTGVSGSGKSSLAFDTLYAEGQRRYIESLSSYARQFLGQMEKPKVDYIEGLSPAVSIEQKAASHNPRSTVGTVTEIYDYLRVLYARVGTQYCYKCGSSVSSQTTDQMINYILNLPEGTRIQILAPLVRERKGEHKDVFERIKRDGFVRVRVNGIIRDINDKIILDKKSKHNIEVVVDRLVIKKGIQSRLADSMEIALELANGIVMIDYPKEKKTRLLSKKNACPKCNISYPELTPQMFSFNSPLGMCKICNGLGSRMELDIDKLIPDKSKSIMDGAVKYWGEMGMKRRSWRYSILLQLADEFEFSLSTPWKNLSKTAKDVILYGSRGRKFRIDWDSITSSGHFLTPYEGLLPTIKRRFRETKSDAMRRYYTSFFSEKPCPDCNGTKLRIESRYVKINGKSIVELSRMSISDLLKFMENLHFTGNKKIIAAELVKEIRARLKFMINVGLHYLTLDRNAPSLSGGESERIRLASQIGSGLVGVMYILDEPTIGLHQRDNHRLIDMLIGLKNLGNTVIVVEHDAKMIRSADYILDFGPLGGIYGGEIVASGSLEDIIKNENSLTGKYLSSQLSIPSPKKYRENNGDFLKITKVTQNNLKHIDVEIPLGLFTCITGVSGSGKSSLINQTLYPALANRLYKSSHKEGKYNDMLYFHKIDKVINITQDPIGRTPRSNPATYTKVLDDIRHIFATTPAAKVRGYKQGRFSFNVPGGRCEACQGSGVKHIEMHFLPDVFVTCEICRGKRFNNETLQIKYKGKNIDDVLNMDVQEALKFFENIPSLRRKLQILFDVGLGYIKLGQPSPTLSGGEAQRVKLGRELSKTSTGRTLYILDEPTTGLHFHDIKKLIAVLNRLVDKGNTVVVIEHNLDVIKCADYIIDLGPEGGDEGGKIVAIGTPKEV; the protein is encoded by the coding sequence ATGAAAAAAAATATCATCATCAAAGGTGCTTGCGAGCATAACCTGAAAAATATTGATGTAACACTTCCACGCAATAAATTTATCGTGTTCACAGGAGTTAGTGGCTCGGGCAAATCATCTTTGGCTTTTGATACACTTTATGCAGAAGGTCAGCGAAGATATATTGAATCACTATCTTCTTATGCTCGTCAATTTCTGGGTCAGATGGAAAAGCCTAAAGTTGACTACATTGAAGGGCTTTCACCTGCGGTATCCATTGAACAAAAAGCAGCAAGTCATAATCCACGTTCTACTGTCGGCACGGTTACTGAAATATACGATTATCTCCGTGTATTATATGCCAGAGTCGGAACTCAATACTGCTATAAATGCGGCTCATCCGTAAGTTCTCAAACCACAGACCAGATGATTAATTATATATTGAATTTACCAGAAGGAACTCGTATTCAAATATTAGCTCCACTCGTTAGAGAAAGAAAAGGTGAACACAAAGATGTATTTGAACGGATAAAAAGAGATGGTTTTGTTCGTGTTAGAGTTAATGGAATCATTCGTGATATAAATGATAAAATCATACTTGATAAAAAGAGTAAACACAATATTGAAGTGGTAGTTGATAGATTAGTAATCAAAAAAGGAATTCAAAGCAGACTTGCTGATTCTATGGAAATTGCATTAGAACTTGCAAATGGAATCGTGATGATTGACTACCCAAAGGAGAAAAAAACGCGACTTCTCAGCAAGAAAAATGCCTGCCCAAAATGTAATATCAGTTATCCAGAATTAACACCGCAAATGTTTTCTTTCAACAGTCCACTTGGTATGTGTAAAATCTGCAACGGGCTTGGTTCACGAATGGAATTGGATATTGATAAACTTATACCTGATAAATCAAAATCCATTATGGATGGAGCTGTTAAATACTGGGGCGAAATGGGTATGAAGAGAAGGTCATGGCGATACAGCATTCTTCTCCAACTTGCTGACGAATTTGAATTCTCACTCTCTACTCCATGGAAAAATTTAAGCAAGACCGCAAAAGATGTAATCCTTTATGGTTCAAGAGGAAGAAAGTTCAGAATTGATTGGGACAGCATAACAAGTTCCGGACACTTTCTTACTCCATATGAAGGCTTATTACCAACCATAAAGAGACGCTTTAGAGAAACCAAATCAGATGCAATGCGAAGATACTATACCAGTTTTTTTAGTGAAAAGCCCTGCCCTGATTGTAACGGTACAAAACTTCGTATAGAAAGCAGATATGTGAAAATAAACGGCAAATCTATTGTAGAACTCTCCCGAATGTCAATCAGTGATCTTCTAAAATTTATGGAAAACTTACACTTTACTGGCAATAAGAAAATTATTGCAGCTGAATTGGTAAAAGAGATAAGAGCACGGCTGAAATTTATGATAAATGTAGGACTGCATTATCTTACTTTAGATAGAAATGCGCCATCCCTTTCTGGTGGAGAATCTGAACGAATAAGACTGGCGAGTCAAATTGGCAGTGGTCTTGTTGGTGTGATGTATATTCTGGATGAGCCAACTATCGGACTCCATCAAAGAGATAACCATCGCTTGATAGACATGTTAATCGGTTTAAAAAATCTCGGCAACACAGTCATAGTAGTTGAGCATGATGCTAAGATGATACGAAGTGCTGACTATATTCTGGATTTTGGTCCACTTGGAGGAATTTACGGTGGCGAAATAGTTGCCTCCGGCTCTTTGGAAGATATCATCAAGAATGAGAATTCTCTTACTGGTAAATACCTGAGCAGTCAGCTTTCTATACCATCTCCAAAAAAATATCGGGAAAACAACGGAGACTTTCTTAAGATTACTAAAGTAACTCAAAATAATCTGAAACATATAGATGTAGAAATTCCACTCGGACTTTTTACCTGTATCACTGGAGTCTCTGGTTCTGGAAAGAGTTCTTTAATCAATCAAACCTTGTATCCGGCACTTGCAAATCGGCTATATAAAAGTTCACATAAAGAAGGGAAATACAACGATATGTTATACTTCCACAAAATTGATAAGGTCATCAATATCACGCAAGACCCAATTGGACGAACACCTCGTTCAAATCCTGCTACTTATACAAAAGTTCTGGATGACATCAGACATATCTTTGCTACAACTCCAGCTGCTAAGGTGAGAGGATATAAGCAAGGTCGCTTCAGCTTTAATGTGCCCGGGGGAAGATGTGAGGCTTGCCAGGGGAGTGGAGTAAAACATATAGAAATGCACTTTCTGCCAGATGTGTTTGTAACCTGCGAAATCTGTAGAGGAAAACGGTTCAATAATGAGACTTTGCAAATCAAATATAAAGGGAAAAACATTGATGATGTGCTGAATATGGATGTTCAAGAGGCGTTGAAGTTTTTTGAAAACATCCCATCATTGAGAAGAAAACTCCAGATTTTATTTGATGTTGGGCTCGGTTATATTAAGCTGGGTCAGCCATCTCCTACTCTCTCCGGCGGTGAGGCACAGCGGGTAAAACTTGGTCGGGAATTAAGCAAAACCAGTACAGGAAGAACTCTGTATATTTTAGATGAGCCCACAACAGGCTTGCATTTCCACGATATAAAAAAATTGATAGCTGTGCTAAACAGACTTGTTGATAAAGGTAACACTGTAGTTGTAATTGAACATAATCTTGATGTGATAAAATGTGCTGATTATATTATTGATTTGGGACCAGAGGGTGGAGATGAAGGTGGCAAAATAGTTGCAATCGGCACGCCAAAGGAAGT